The DNA segment TGAGTGCTGACCTGTGCTGGTCCACAAAGTGCAgtgctgggggcaggagggaggaaagaTGAGCAGACACCTAAGGTGTCCCTGCTGAACACTTCAGAAATTGCCCTGAATGTAATCCAAGGGGTGGTCTCAAGGTGAACTCCAGATAACAATGGGATGAGCAAAGTGCTCCCTTTCTCCCAACCAGGCTCACCTCATGGAGGTGTGAACATGTGGGTAGGCAGGGTTGGCCCAGGTTAGTTCTCTCGTAGTGCTCCCGGCTATGGGACAAGACAGGCTGTGCAGGGGTGTGGTGGGGTACAGCTGGAGAAGCACCCAGGCAGGTGAAGGTTGGGTGTGAAGGCCTCACCTGGTTTGGCTGCTGGCTGGGGAGGGGCTTTGATCCCGGCAGGAGCAGCTCGGGGGCCTGTAAGGAAATTAGTCAAGTGGTTCTCTTCCCTCCCTATTGCATCTCCAGTCTCGGGGTTGAGGGATCCTTTGGTCTGGAAGCGAAGCTCATGACCAAGCAGGGGAAGCCTCACTTCTGGGCACGAGGAGCTTTGACAGTATTATAGGGTAGTAGGAACAGGAAGTGAAAGCAGAGGGACAAACGATGGGGGCAGGCCGTGTAGATGAGGGAACACCGGAGGAGACCTGGGGGCCTCCAGCAGGGTGTGGAGGAGGTTGTGCTCACCCTTGCCCATGAAGATCTGCAGCTGCTCCGCCGGCTTCAGCATGCCCATCTCACGCAGCACAAGCGCTGTGAGCTCGGCACCATATGCATCCAGATAGAAGGAGACCAGCTTATCGGTGAGGTCCACGGCATCCATTGGCAGCAGCGTGCCCCGCGGTATACGCCCGTAGCCCTCGCGCAGCGGCACCGAAAGCAGCTTCAGCTTGAACTTCTTGAACTCTTCAGCGGTCAGGTTCTCTAGTGCATCCAGGATGGCGTCCCGTGTGCGCTCCATGGCTCCGGGGTCCTTCACAACCGCTGCTACTCACCCGGGGTGTCTGCCTACAAGGAAGTCAGCTCCGGGGCGGAACCTGGAACTCCCGCCTTCTCTCAATtcccgcccctgcccccagctcattGGCTTCGGGCATAGGCCACCCGGGACTGCCCTGTTGGTTCCCACTCACCGAGGCCTCCGGTCTAGATTACCTGGCTGTCGGAAGGCGCCAGTATCGCGTTTCTGGCGCAAGTTTCTCCAGGCTTGCAGTAGCTAGAACAGACCAGGGACCTAGTATTGGAGTGTCAAGGTTTAGGATTTTGGAATTCTAGAGCCCTGAAATCTGCACGTTTCCCTGAAACTTGACCTCTCTCATATGTCACAGTATCTTAGAATCCTAACAACCAGAAACATGTAGCTTCCCAAATTCCACAAACGGGAGAAATGAGGTGTAGAAAAGGTAGAGAatagttgtgtgtgttttatctctctgagcctcggtttg comes from the Manis pentadactyla isolate mManPen7 chromosome 10, mManPen7.hap1, whole genome shotgun sequence genome and includes:
- the PYCARD gene encoding apoptosis-associated speck-like protein containing a CARD isoform X2, with protein sequence MERTRDAILDALENLTAEEFKKFKLKLLSVPLREGYGRIPRGTLLPMDAVDLTDKLVSFYLDAYGAELTALVLREMGMLKPAEQLQIFMGKALHFVDQHRSALITRVTDVDGVLDALYGKVLTEEQYQAVRAETTNPMKIRKLFSFAPAWNQTCKDLLLQALRDTQPYLVNDLEQS
- the PYCARD gene encoding apoptosis-associated speck-like protein containing a CARD isoform X1, which translates into the protein MERTRDAILDALENLTAEEFKKFKLKLLSVPLREGYGRIPRGTLLPMDAVDLTDKLVSFYLDAYGAELTALVLREMGMLKPAEQLQIFMGKGPRAAPAGIKAPPQPAAKPALHFVDQHRSALITRVTDVDGVLDALYGKVLTEEQYQAVRAETTNPMKIRKLFSFAPAWNQTCKDLLLQALRDTQPYLVNDLEQS